Proteins from one Dromiciops gliroides isolate mDroGli1 chromosome 6, mDroGli1.pri, whole genome shotgun sequence genomic window:
- the ATL3 gene encoding atlastin-3 isoform X1: protein MEPPAPPGPVQVVLVNKEEHSFELDEKALARVLLQEHVRELDVVVVSVAGAFRKGKSFFLDFMLRYMYNQKEGGHSQWLGDDNEPLTGFSWRGGSDPETTGIQIWSEIFIVEKPGGKKVAVILMDTQGAFDSHSTVKDCATIFALSTMTSSIQIYNLSQNIQEDDLQQLQLFTEYGRLAMDEIFQKPFQTLMFLIRDWSFPYEYSYGLEGGMAFLEKRLQVKEQQHEEIQNVRNHIRSCFTSVSCFLLPHPGLQVATSPTFDGKLRDISPEFKEQLQALIPFVLDANKLMEKEINGSKVTCRGLLEYFKAYIKIYQGEGLPHPKSMLQATAEANNLAAAASAKDLYYNNMEKVCGGEKPYLASETLQEKHHEFRKQAMDQFRKSKKMGGQDFSLRYQSELDKEIQELYSHFVKHNSSKNVFSSFRTPAVLFSFIVLLYVSSGFTGFLGLESVTQLCNCMLGLLLVSLLTWGYVRYSGQYRELGGAIDSSTNFVLEQASSCISNSTSEAVGRTFEDKKCQ, encoded by the exons ATGGAGCCCCCCGCACCCCCCGGCCCCGTGCAGGTTGTCCTGGTGAACAAAGAGGAGCATTCTTTCGAGCTGGACGAGAAAGCCTTGGCCCGGGTCCTCTTGCAAGAGCATGTCAGGGAACTTGATGTGGTCGTGGTGTCAGTGGCCGGAGCATTCCGCAAGGGCAAGTCTTTCTTTCTGGACTTCATGCTTCGCTACATGTATAACCAG AAGGAAGGAGGCCATTCCCAGTGGCTGGGTGACGACAATGAACCGCTGACAGGGTTTTCATGGCGGGGGGGCTCGGACCCCGAAACCACCGGAATTCAGATCTGGAGTGAGATCTTCATCGTGGAAAAGCCTGGTGGGAAGAag GTTGCAGTTATCCTGATGGACACTCAAGGTGCGTTTGACAGCCATTCGACCGTGAAGGACTGTGCCACCATTTTTGCCCTCAGCACCATGACTAGCTCTATCCAG ATTTACAATTTGTCCCAGAACATTCAGGAGGACGACCTACAGCAGCTGCAG CTCTTCACGGAATATGGTCGCCTGGCAATGGATGAAATTTTCCAGAAGCCCTTCCAG ACGCTGATGTTTCTGATCCGGGACTGGAGCTTTCCCTACGAGTACAGCTACGGCCTGGAGGGAGGAATGGCATTTCTGGAGAAGCGCTTGCAG GTGAAGGAACAGCAGCACGAGGAAATTCAGAACGTCCGAAATCACATTCGCTCCTGTTTTACCAGTGTCAGCTGCTTTCTCCTGCCACATCCAGGCCTCCAAGTGGCCACCAGCCCGACCTTTGATGGAAAACTGAGAG ACATCTCTCCTGAATTCAAAGAACAGTTACAGGCGTTGATACCGTTTGTGTTAGATGCAAACAAGTTAATGGAGAAGGAGATCAACGGCTCCAAAGTCACCTGTCGGGGTCTGCTGGAGTATTTTAAG GCCTACATTAAGATTTACCAAGGAGAAGGACTGCCTCACCCCAAATCAATGCTTCAG gcCACTGCGGAAGCCAACAACTTAGCTGCAGCAGCATCTGCCAAGGACCTGTATTATAACAACATGGAAAAG GTCTGTGGAGGGGAGAAGCCCTACCTGGCGTCAGAAACGCTGCAGGAAAAGCACCACGAGTTCCGGAAGCAGGCCATGGACCAGTTTAGGAAGAGCAAGAAGATGGGGGGCCAGGACTTCAGCCTGCGCTACCAGAGCGAGTTGGACAAGGAGATCCAGGAGCTGTACAGCCACTTCGTCAAGCACAATAGCAGCAAGAACGTGTTCAGTTCCTTCCGCACGCCGGCCGTGCTCTTTAGCTTCATTGTGCTACTCTATGTGAGCTCGGGCTTCACGGGTTTCCTGGGCCTTGAATCGGTCACCCAGCTCTGCAACTGCATGCTGGGCCTGCTGCTTGTCTCCCTGCTGACCTGGGGTTACGTCCGCTACTCGGGCCAGTACCGTGAGCTGGGCGGTGCCATCGACTCCAGCACCAACTTTGTCCTGGAGCAA GCTTCCTCTTGCATAAGTAATTCCACTTCTGAGGCTGTTGGGAGAACGTTCGAAGATAAGAAGTGCCAATAA
- the ATL3 gene encoding atlastin-3 isoform X2: MDEIFQKPFQTLMFLIRDWSFPYEYSYGLEGGMAFLEKRLQVKEQQHEEIQNVRNHIRSCFTSVSCFLLPHPGLQVATSPTFDGKLRDISPEFKEQLQALIPFVLDANKLMEKEINGSKVTCRGLLEYFKAYIKIYQGEGLPHPKSMLQATAEANNLAAAASAKDLYYNNMEKVCGGEKPYLASETLQEKHHEFRKQAMDQFRKSKKMGGQDFSLRYQSELDKEIQELYSHFVKHNSSKNVFSSFRTPAVLFSFIVLLYVSSGFTGFLGLESVTQLCNCMLGLLLVSLLTWGYVRYSGQYRELGGAIDSSTNFVLEQASSCISNSTSEAVGRTFEDKKCQ, from the exons ATGGATGAAATTTTCCAGAAGCCCTTCCAG ACGCTGATGTTTCTGATCCGGGACTGGAGCTTTCCCTACGAGTACAGCTACGGCCTGGAGGGAGGAATGGCATTTCTGGAGAAGCGCTTGCAG GTGAAGGAACAGCAGCACGAGGAAATTCAGAACGTCCGAAATCACATTCGCTCCTGTTTTACCAGTGTCAGCTGCTTTCTCCTGCCACATCCAGGCCTCCAAGTGGCCACCAGCCCGACCTTTGATGGAAAACTGAGAG ACATCTCTCCTGAATTCAAAGAACAGTTACAGGCGTTGATACCGTTTGTGTTAGATGCAAACAAGTTAATGGAGAAGGAGATCAACGGCTCCAAAGTCACCTGTCGGGGTCTGCTGGAGTATTTTAAG GCCTACATTAAGATTTACCAAGGAGAAGGACTGCCTCACCCCAAATCAATGCTTCAG gcCACTGCGGAAGCCAACAACTTAGCTGCAGCAGCATCTGCCAAGGACCTGTATTATAACAACATGGAAAAG GTCTGTGGAGGGGAGAAGCCCTACCTGGCGTCAGAAACGCTGCAGGAAAAGCACCACGAGTTCCGGAAGCAGGCCATGGACCAGTTTAGGAAGAGCAAGAAGATGGGGGGCCAGGACTTCAGCCTGCGCTACCAGAGCGAGTTGGACAAGGAGATCCAGGAGCTGTACAGCCACTTCGTCAAGCACAATAGCAGCAAGAACGTGTTCAGTTCCTTCCGCACGCCGGCCGTGCTCTTTAGCTTCATTGTGCTACTCTATGTGAGCTCGGGCTTCACGGGTTTCCTGGGCCTTGAATCGGTCACCCAGCTCTGCAACTGCATGCTGGGCCTGCTGCTTGTCTCCCTGCTGACCTGGGGTTACGTCCGCTACTCGGGCCAGTACCGTGAGCTGGGCGGTGCCATCGACTCCAGCACCAACTTTGTCCTGGAGCAA GCTTCCTCTTGCATAAGTAATTCCACTTCTGAGGCTGTTGGGAGAACGTTCGAAGATAAGAAGTGCCAATAA